From Desulfovibrio intestinalis, one genomic window encodes:
- a CDS encoding PLP-dependent aminotransferase family protein: MLKLDATSAMPLFQQIYCQIRADILSGARAEGTRLPSLRAMCKEMQIGKNTVESAYAQLALEGYIAATPGSGYKVNPIYGLLHQMESSPPAPLSPAGNDYAQKINQHYRYNFSYENSDGSTFPNAIWRKLTSQILADDDAASGYSTEMHSYSGAAGYLPLRHQLASYLYRSRGVRCVAEQVIICSGLQPSIMSILRLLQGECSLVALEEPGYHGARAVYECFNISTIAVPVKEDGLDLAVLAKSSARVAHIAPSHQFPTGVIMPISKRMEIMNWAMENESFIIEDDYDSELRYSGRPIPSMQSIDTNGRVIYLGTLSKVLSPGLRMSYMVLPPQLYQRFREIFSNFQCTVPWLEQAVLTRFMAEGHWERHLRKICQQKKKKHDLFVNTVNQLWGERATIHGHNAGLHLLLEFTGGPSEEELVSKAAMAKIKVHPASLLWSDKARCPKNCLFMGYGMLSESDIVSALKMLKAAWC; the protein is encoded by the coding sequence ATGCTAAAGTTGGATGCCACCAGTGCCATGCCGCTTTTTCAGCAAATATATTGTCAGATTCGGGCGGATATACTGTCTGGGGCAAGAGCTGAAGGAACAAGGCTGCCGTCTCTTCGAGCCATGTGCAAAGAGATGCAAATTGGAAAAAATACAGTTGAAAGCGCGTATGCCCAGCTTGCCCTTGAAGGCTATATAGCAGCCACGCCAGGCAGCGGATACAAGGTAAATCCCATTTATGGGCTTTTGCACCAGATGGAATCCAGCCCGCCTGCACCACTTTCCCCTGCGGGCAATGATTATGCACAGAAGATTAATCAACATTACCGCTACAATTTCAGCTATGAAAATTCTGATGGCTCAACCTTTCCCAATGCCATCTGGCGAAAACTGACATCTCAAATTTTGGCTGATGATGACGCCGCTTCGGGCTATTCCACTGAAATGCATTCGTATAGTGGTGCTGCGGGCTATTTGCCGCTGCGTCATCAGCTGGCGTCATATCTCTATCGCAGCCGCGGGGTTAGATGCGTTGCCGAACAGGTGATCATATGCAGCGGATTGCAGCCCTCAATTATGTCCATTTTGCGCCTGCTTCAAGGAGAATGCAGCTTAGTTGCTCTTGAAGAGCCAGGCTATCATGGGGCCAGAGCCGTTTATGAATGTTTTAACATCAGCACCATCGCTGTTCCTGTAAAGGAGGACGGGCTGGACCTTGCCGTGCTGGCCAAATCGTCTGCCAGAGTGGCGCATATTGCTCCTTCTCATCAGTTTCCCACGGGTGTTATTATGCCCATCAGCAAGCGTATGGAGATCATGAATTGGGCTATGGAAAACGAGTCCTTTATTATTGAAGATGATTATGACAGCGAACTGCGTTACAGTGGGCGTCCTATTCCATCAATGCAATCAATTGATACAAATGGGCGCGTTATTTACTTGGGTACCCTCTCAAAAGTGCTCTCCCCAGGACTGCGAATGTCCTATATGGTGCTGCCGCCGCAGCTTTATCAGCGATTCCGCGAGATTTTTTCCAATTTTCAATGTACAGTTCCTTGGCTCGAACAGGCAGTGCTGACACGGTTCATGGCTGAAGGTCATTGGGAGAGGCATCTTAGGAAGATATGCCAGCAAAAAAAGAAAAAACACGACTTGTTTGTAAATACTGTCAACCAGCTGTGGGGCGAGCGCGCCACTATTCACGGTCATAATGCCGGGTTGCACCTTCTTCTTGAATTTACTGGCGGCCCAAGTGAAGAAGAGCTTGTAAGCAAAGCTGCTATGGCAAAAATCAAGGTGCATCCGGCCTCACTCCTCTGGAGTGATAAGGCCAGGTGCCCAAAAAACTGCCTCTTTATGGGGTATGGCATGCTGTCCGAATCAGATATTGTAAGCGCATTAAAAATGCTGAAAGCTGCGTGGTGTTGA
- a CDS encoding methylated-DNA--[protein]-cysteine S-methyltransferase translates to MKNIWFYNFPIGKVGIAADDESICQVFFSTEESPEGFELTETPVIKKASEQLAEYFDGKRKNFDLPLKLEGTTFQKAVWQALLTIPAGETRSYKDIAILVGNPGGSRAVGMANNRNPVAVIVPCHRVIGQDGSLTGYAGGLSIKQYLLNLEKIWRPALPEKNHDQHKLF, encoded by the coding sequence ATGAAGAATATATGGTTTTATAACTTCCCCATAGGTAAAGTTGGCATCGCTGCTGATGACGAAAGTATATGTCAGGTTTTCTTCAGCACTGAAGAATCACCTGAAGGTTTTGAGCTGACAGAAACTCCTGTTATCAAGAAGGCATCAGAGCAACTTGCAGAATATTTTGATGGCAAGCGAAAAAACTTCGATCTGCCTTTGAAACTTGAAGGTACCACGTTTCAAAAAGCAGTGTGGCAGGCCTTGCTCACTATTCCCGCTGGTGAAACGCGCAGCTACAAAGACATAGCCATCTTGGTTGGCAATCCCGGTGGTAGCCGGGCCGTGGGGATGGCCAACAACCGTAACCCGGTGGCCGTTATTGTGCCCTGCCATCGAGTCATCGGGCAGGATGGAAGCCTGACAGGCTACGCAGGAGGCCTTTCCATCAAACAGTACCTGCTAAACCTTGAAAAAATTTGGCGTCCTGCTCTGCCGGAAAAAAATCATGACCAGCACAAATTATTTTGA
- a CDS encoding pyridoxamine 5'-phosphate oxidase family protein, with the protein MKKYPLAQEKIVELLTSEQIGRLATTGPDGFPYITPVHFVFMSDKIFIHGLAAGEKLANIKNDGLVGFEIDKMHGFVQDELPCDTNTSYESVIIRGHAALVTDIDTKIAVLNALVDKYIPQHSGKSYPDAMLKMTGIVEISIQSCTGKHYPAWAQKELFQTFAHWRIFG; encoded by the coding sequence ATGAAAAAATATCCACTGGCGCAGGAAAAAATAGTTGAACTGCTGACCTCAGAACAAATTGGCCGCCTGGCAACCACTGGCCCGGATGGATTTCCCTATATAACGCCCGTGCATTTTGTTTTTATGTCAGACAAAATTTTTATTCATGGGCTGGCTGCAGGAGAAAAGCTTGCCAATATAAAAAATGACGGTCTTGTTGGCTTTGAAATTGATAAAATGCACGGATTTGTTCAAGATGAATTGCCTTGTGATACAAACACAAGCTATGAAAGCGTGATTATCAGGGGACATGCCGCTCTGGTCACGGATATTGACACCAAGATCGCGGTGTTAAACGCGCTTGTTGATAAATACATACCGCAGCATTCGGGTAAATCTTACCCTGATGCGATGTTGAAAATGACTGGAATTGTTGAAATATCTATTCAGTCTTGCACGGGAAAACACTATCCAGCCTGGGCGCAAAAAGAGCTTTTTCAAACATTCGCACATTGGCGAATTTTCGGGTAG
- a CDS encoding DUF438 domain-containing protein, which translates to MLLTKDTSIYTLTKDYPFLIDSLATHNKSFEKLKNPLMRQTVGRVASVEKAAGMGNESALSLLLFIAGEIMINTGEAVEIAPPASMNTQSGDRKLPQKERMAALKEIIKDLHDGVEFSKLQDKFNQTVGDISPQEIAALEQTLVNEGLPEAEIKRMCHLHAALFQNALEEQQMPPVSPGHPVHTYLKENSQVKKLVAEIREVLGTSKEPAESEWPFMIGRLSFLTQELAGIQTHYVRKENQLFPLLEKHDLSAPGKVMWEVHDDIRNKFRRTQELLAEKSRVDGAAALHDLVDEVDEMVRKEENILLPMCLQLLTEEDWSRCRLGDDEIGYSFGIMPEGEWTPVKPAETTSRPDLVDLSTGQLPQEIVDAILCNLPVDVSFVGPDDRVAYYSDSVHRIFPRSAAVIGREVKNCHPSKSVHMVTEILEAFKRGERDKAEFWLELGGKFIHIQYLALKNKQGTYLGCLEVGQDATHLRSLTGQKRLLEWE; encoded by the coding sequence ATGTTGCTGACCAAGGACACCAGTATTTACACCCTCACCAAAGACTATCCTTTTCTCATTGACTCGCTGGCAACGCATAACAAGAGTTTTGAAAAGTTAAAAAATCCTCTGATGCGCCAGACAGTGGGGCGAGTTGCGTCTGTAGAAAAAGCTGCTGGTATGGGTAATGAGAGTGCGCTTTCACTGCTCTTGTTTATTGCTGGCGAAATAATGATCAATACCGGCGAAGCTGTTGAAATTGCGCCTCCTGCCAGTATGAATACGCAGTCGGGTGACAGAAAGTTGCCTCAGAAAGAGCGCATGGCCGCGCTCAAGGAAATAATTAAAGATCTTCACGACGGCGTGGAGTTCAGCAAACTGCAGGACAAATTCAATCAAACCGTTGGTGATATTTCGCCACAGGAAATTGCCGCGCTTGAGCAAACCCTCGTGAACGAAGGATTGCCAGAGGCGGAAATAAAAAGAATGTGTCACCTGCATGCAGCCCTGTTCCAGAATGCGCTGGAAGAACAGCAAATGCCTCCGGTTTCGCCGGGACACCCAGTTCACACGTATTTGAAGGAAAATTCTCAGGTAAAAAAGCTTGTTGCTGAAATAAGAGAAGTTCTGGGCACGTCCAAGGAGCCTGCTGAATCTGAATGGCCTTTTATGATTGGCCGCCTCAGCTTTCTAACTCAGGAGCTGGCAGGCATTCAAACCCACTATGTTCGCAAAGAAAATCAGCTGTTCCCGCTGCTTGAAAAGCATGATCTGAGCGCTCCCGGCAAAGTTATGTGGGAAGTGCACGATGACATCAGAAACAAATTCCGCCGTACGCAGGAGCTTTTAGCTGAAAAAAGCAGAGTGGACGGGGCCGCAGCCTTGCATGACCTGGTTGATGAAGTTGATGAGATGGTAAGGAAAGAAGAAAATATTCTTCTGCCCATGTGCCTGCAACTGCTCACCGAGGAAGACTGGAGCCGCTGCCGCCTGGGTGACGATGAAATTGGCTACTCATTCGGTATAATGCCCGAAGGTGAATGGACTCCGGTAAAACCAGCGGAAACGACAAGCCGCCCAGACCTTGTAGATCTTTCTACAGGACAGCTGCCGCAAGAAATTGTGGATGCCATTTTGTGTAATCTGCCAGTGGATGTCAGCTTTGTTGGCCCAGACGACAGGGTTGCCTACTATTCTGACAGCGTGCATCGTATTTTCCCAAGAAGCGCCGCTGTTATTGGACGAGAGGTAAAAAACTGCCATCCCTCCAAGTCTGTTCATATGGTCACTGAGATACTGGAAGCCTTTAAAAGAGGAGAGCGCGACAAAGCTGAATTCTGGCTGGAACTTGGCGGCAAGTTCATCCATATTCAATACTTGGCGCTCAAAAACAAACAGGGAACATATCTGGGCTGCCTTGAAGTAGGGCAAGACGCCACACACTTGCGGTCTTTGACCGGGCAAAAGCGCTTGCTTGAATGGGAATGA
- a CDS encoding bifunctional transcriptional activator/DNA repair enzyme AdaA, with protein sequence MINLTEETMWQAVVACDSMYDGLFLYGVKTVGVYCRPSCRSRTPLRKNTLFFMTEKEAKDAGFRPCKRCRPELAMHDPVAKLAEQARQLFENHFDNRPLLVAEMQKLGVTQSHLAVVFRQYYGMAPAQYLGCKREQQAKKMLAETAMPIIDIAADIGFSSLPAFYSFFKKQTGTTPKKFRISSKNISQ encoded by the coding sequence ATGATCAATCTTACAGAAGAGACAATGTGGCAGGCCGTAGTTGCCTGTGATTCAATGTACGACGGATTATTTCTTTATGGAGTGAAAACCGTTGGGGTGTATTGTCGTCCTTCATGCAGATCGCGAACTCCCCTGCGAAAAAACACGCTATTCTTTATGACTGAGAAAGAGGCTAAAGACGCAGGTTTTCGCCCCTGTAAGCGCTGCCGGCCAGAACTGGCCATGCATGATCCCGTTGCAAAGCTTGCTGAGCAAGCCAGACAACTTTTTGAAAATCATTTCGACAATCGCCCTCTGCTGGTTGCTGAAATGCAGAAGCTGGGGGTTACACAAAGTCATTTGGCCGTCGTTTTTCGGCAGTATTATGGTATGGCTCCTGCGCAGTACCTTGGCTGCAAAAGAGAACAGCAAGCTAAAAAAATGTTGGCTGAAACTGCTATGCCCATCATTGATATTGCCGCTGATATTGGTTTTAGCAGCTTGCCAGCTTTTTACAGCTTTTTTAAAAAGCAGACAGGCACGACCCCTAAAAAGTTCCGCATCAGCTCAAAAAACATCAGCCAATGA
- a CDS encoding DUF302 domain-containing protein: MATCSIQIVRRKSDVVTALAAIESELERRGITIFAKFDHHKNAQEVNLSLRKMTVLVFGSPMEGTLLMQKNPLVAFELPLRILVWEDEGGTTCLAMPNMVSLAQQYRLSNLPAVGKMQNLLNELIAVVE, from the coding sequence ATGGCAACTTGCAGCATTCAGATTGTACGCCGTAAAAGCGATGTCGTGACGGCTCTGGCTGCTATTGAAAGTGAATTGGAACGCAGAGGAATTACCATTTTTGCAAAATTTGACCACCATAAAAATGCTCAGGAGGTCAACCTGTCACTGCGAAAAATGACGGTACTGGTGTTTGGATCGCCAATGGAGGGGACACTTTTAATGCAAAAAAATCCTCTCGTCGCGTTTGAACTGCCATTACGAATTTTGGTGTGGGAAGATGAAGGCGGCACCACATGCCTTGCAATGCCCAATATGGTTTCGCTGGCCCAACAGTATCGTTTGTCGAATTTGCCTGCTGTTGGCAAAATGCAAAACCTTCTGAATGAATTGATAGCAGTTGTAGAATAA
- a CDS encoding cupin domain-containing protein — protein MKILQLESTREFSANAMKRFFLVEDSPNFKIINFNLDAGVTFPVHSHDLDGELSIQILEGEGFFLGADGAKLPAAAGDILISEIREPHGVEATTRMRLLVTITPPI, from the coding sequence ATGAAAATACTGCAGCTTGAATCCACACGCGAATTTTCGGCAAATGCCATGAAGCGGTTTTTTCTTGTTGAGGATTCTCCCAACTTCAAGATCATAAACTTCAACCTTGATGCTGGCGTGACTTTTCCCGTTCATTCGCATGATTTGGACGGTGAACTCTCGATACAGATACTTGAAGGTGAGGGGTTCTTCCTTGGGGCGGATGGTGCCAAGCTTCCTGCCGCTGCCGGAGACATACTGATTTCTGAAATTCGTGAGCCGCACGGTGTGGAAGCAACTACACGCATGCGCCTGCTGGTGACCATAACCCCGCCCATCTAG